The following coding sequences are from one Formosa haliotis window:
- a CDS encoding nucleoid-associated protein, with the protein MIKRNNASISKFIIHKVGNKFNDTKNAFSESEVQFDEASYDLMLPFLLRPFGSVVQSHRFNHHANIKLNEVNTYAEDIFADETNFIEVSKNIVKHLYEQSNSAQIKTGDVIVALFEGIEFNEIVTNAVGIFKIESKSNFFQTYLENNSYDVAVQQGINTKKVDKGCLILNQTDAEGPIVLTVDNNNYDAQYWINHFLNIKYANDNNSHTQNYLELCKEFSTEVLKTSYGNQEQNIFLAKTVDFFKEHEFINVENFKEEVFEDDKHKTLFEDYKKSFESEQDLLILNQFDVAEPVVKKQKQKIKTEIKLDTQIQIKLDIDAPDAASEYLERGFDEEKKMYYYKVFFNTEG; encoded by the coding sequence ATGATAAAACGTAACAATGCCTCGATTTCAAAATTTATAATTCATAAAGTAGGAAATAAATTCAACGATACAAAAAACGCATTTTCAGAAAGCGAAGTACAGTTTGACGAAGCGAGTTACGATTTAATGTTACCGTTTTTGTTGAGACCTTTTGGTAGTGTGGTTCAGAGTCATCGTTTTAATCATCATGCCAACATAAAACTTAACGAGGTAAACACTTATGCTGAAGATATTTTTGCAGATGAAACTAATTTTATCGAAGTTTCTAAAAACATTGTAAAGCATTTATACGAGCAATCTAATTCGGCACAAATTAAAACGGGCGATGTAATTGTTGCTCTTTTTGAAGGCATCGAATTTAACGAGATTGTAACCAATGCTGTCGGAATTTTTAAAATTGAAAGTAAATCTAATTTCTTTCAGACCTATTTAGAAAACAACAGTTACGACGTTGCCGTACAACAAGGAATTAATACGAAAAAAGTTGATAAAGGGTGTTTAATTTTAAATCAGACTGATGCCGAAGGTCCTATTGTACTTACCGTAGACAATAATAATTACGATGCTCAATATTGGATTAATCACTTTTTAAACATTAAATATGCGAACGACAATAATTCTCATACTCAGAATTACTTAGAGTTATGCAAAGAGTTTTCTACCGAAGTTTTAAAGACTAGTTATGGCAACCAAGAACAAAATATTTTCTTAGCCAAAACCGTAGATTTCTTTAAAGAACATGAATTTATAAACGTAGAGAATTTTAAAGAAGAAGTTTTTGAAGACGATAAGCATAAAACCTTATTCGAAGACTACAAAAAATCGTTCGAAAGCGAACAAGATTTACTTATATTAAATCAGTTTGATGTTGCAGAACCTGTTGTAAAAAAGCAAAAGCAGAAAATTAAAACTGAAATAAAACTCGACACCCAAATACAAATTAAACTCGATATCGATGCCCCTGATGCGGCCAGCGAATATCTAGAACGCGGTTTCGATGAGGAAAAGAAAATGTACTATTATAAAGTTTTCTTTAATACAGAAGGTTAA
- a CDS encoding putative porin has protein sequence MKQIILSFFLLCFTHFAFAQVSGGLSEGKKGTRDDAAIQEGFTQQSTDTTSTKAGEQKVGKIEQYLIVSNENDSTYVDTTLSLKKEYKFNYIRKDNFNLIAFSNMGQTFNTLSYDFKSELLMPDLGARSKHFSFRSLEDINYYHVPTPLTELFYKTGFKQGQVAQGFFTTNLSEQFNFSISYKGLRSLGNYQHIIASSGDFEVTSNYKTKSERYIAKVHFVAQNINNEENGGLTDEGMGYFESGDPEFLDRGVFDVNFEDADNTLKAKRFHLDHRYYIVKPTDSLAKHSLNVNHIMTFDDKYFQFNQSTANDYFGDSFKSTSLSDRATLENFYNEFQLNYSNDLLGDLQFNTSIDNYNYGYDQIVILDGQHITNRLKGNVGAVGGKYHNHFGGFDIYGDAGLNVTGDFSGNYITGKAAYQFNDDLLVSAALNHNAKQPNYNFLLFQSDYINYNWQTNFSTEKTQQLSFNIESEKLLNLAVDYSTISDYAYFKRDEVSGGVKPFQNSSTITYLRVRLDKEIKFGHFALANTLMYQNVQDDKQVLNMPEFVTRNTLYYRNEFFKKALLLETGITFNYFTKYYMNAYDPLLGEFYVQTDREYGNFPRLDFFLNAKIQQTRIYFMVEHFNAALTGYNYYSAPNYPYRDLAIRFGLVWNFFL, from the coding sequence ATGAAGCAAATCATTCTATCATTCTTTTTATTGTGTTTTACGCATTTTGCCTTTGCCCAAGTTAGCGGAGGTTTGTCAGAAGGAAAGAAGGGTACACGAGACGATGCTGCTATTCAAGAAGGATTTACACAACAGTCAACAGACACTACAAGTACAAAAGCAGGAGAGCAGAAAGTAGGAAAGATAGAGCAATATTTAATTGTTTCAAATGAAAACGATAGTACTTATGTAGATACCACCTTGTCGCTAAAAAAGGAGTATAAATTCAACTACATTCGTAAAGACAATTTTAATCTCATAGCGTTTTCAAATATGGGGCAAACCTTTAATACGCTGAGTTACGATTTTAAGTCGGAACTTTTAATGCCAGATTTAGGTGCACGATCTAAACATTTTAGTTTTAGAAGCCTAGAAGATATTAATTATTACCATGTGCCAACACCACTAACCGAGTTGTTTTATAAAACAGGTTTTAAGCAAGGGCAAGTAGCACAAGGATTTTTTACCACCAATTTATCAGAACAATTTAATTTTTCGATATCATATAAAGGGTTACGTTCTTTAGGAAATTATCAACATATAATTGCTAGTTCAGGAGATTTTGAAGTCACTTCCAATTATAAAACGAAGAGCGAACGTTACATTGCAAAAGTTCATTTTGTGGCTCAAAATATAAATAATGAGGAAAATGGAGGACTAACAGATGAAGGGATGGGGTATTTTGAATCTGGAGATCCTGAATTTCTTGATCGTGGTGTTTTTGATGTGAATTTTGAAGATGCCGATAATACCTTGAAAGCAAAACGATTTCATTTAGATCACAGATATTATATTGTAAAACCAACAGATTCTCTGGCTAAACATAGTTTAAATGTGAACCATATTATGACCTTTGATGATAAATATTTTCAGTTTAATCAATCTACCGCTAACGACTATTTCGGAGATTCGTTTAAATCGACATCCTTAAGTGATCGCGCGACACTCGAAAATTTTTATAACGAATTTCAGCTGAATTATAGTAATGATCTATTAGGAGATTTACAGTTTAATACAAGTATTGATAACTATAATTACGGTTACGACCAAATTGTTATTCTAGACGGCCAGCATATTACTAACCGTTTAAAAGGAAATGTGGGTGCAGTAGGCGGAAAGTACCATAATCATTTTGGAGGCTTCGATATTTATGGAGACGCCGGGCTAAATGTTACAGGAGATTTTAGCGGAAATTATATAACAGGAAAAGCAGCCTATCAATTTAACGACGATTTACTTGTTAGTGCAGCACTTAATCATAATGCTAAACAACCTAATTATAATTTTTTGCTGTTTCAAAGTGATTATATAAATTACAATTGGCAAACAAATTTTAGCACAGAGAAAACACAGCAATTAAGTTTTAATATAGAATCTGAAAAGCTATTAAATCTGGCTGTCGATTATTCCACGATAAGCGATTATGCATATTTTAAGCGCGATGAAGTTTCGGGGGGTGTAAAACCGTTTCAAAACAGTTCAACCATTACCTATTTGCGAGTGCGCTTAGATAAAGAAATTAAATTTGGTCATTTTGCTCTGGCTAATACTTTAATGTATCAAAATGTGCAAGACGATAAGCAGGTTTTAAACATGCCAGAATTTGTAACTCGTAATACCTTATATTACAGAAATGAGTTTTTCAAAAAGGCTTTACTCTTAGAAACAGGAATTACATTTAATTATTTTACAAAGTATTATATGAATGCCTACGATCCTTTATTAGGTGAATTTTATGTTCAAACAGATAGGGAGTATGGTAATTTTCCAAGATTAGACTTCTTTTTAAACGCTAAGATTCAGCAAACGCGCATATATTTTATGGTCGAACATTTTAATGCGGCGCTTACAGGCTATAATTATTATTCGGCACCAAACTACCCGTATCGCGATTTAGCTATTCGTTTTGGACTTGTTTGGAATTTCTTTTTGTAA
- a CDS encoding putative zinc-binding protein produces MGLKKQKDLPLIYSCSGCSNVAQLANDIAIKTNTDGLAEMSCIAGVGGKVKSLVKKAKSNKPIIAIDGCPLQCAKACLSGIDVIPDEHIILTDYNFKKQYDAKLQLEDEQDIYNTIVNKIEALK; encoded by the coding sequence ATGGGACTAAAAAAACAAAAGGATTTACCACTCATTTATTCTTGTTCTGGCTGTAGCAATGTGGCACAATTGGCCAACGATATTGCCATTAAAACAAATACCGATGGCTTAGCCGAAATGTCTTGTATCGCTGGTGTTGGCGGTAAAGTAAAATCTTTAGTAAAAAAAGCAAAATCTAATAAACCTATTATTGCTATAGATGGCTGCCCACTGCAATGTGCAAAAGCATGTCTTTCTGGGATTGATGTGATTCCGGACGAGCATATTATTTTAACCGATTACAATTTTAAAAAACAATATGACGCTAAATTACAATTAGAAGACGAACAAGACATCTACAACACCATAGTAAATAAGATTGAGGCTTTAAAGTAG
- a CDS encoding ribonuclease HII: MRALYLAIICSVFLISCDTTTTTHHSLIEFVPEGASTIIKTNNIEDLKSSLTNNDLIQDFKTANFYTTLDRVFKNTAAFKPEREVLFCLNTDQADSTQITIITKYTPQLFQFDSLTKPKQEQISFQNATITKTQLNTETLFSVVVDSIFIGSTSKQIIEQSVNERPIQPELQKIYNTTSSEKTFAIILDTKNTKEASLFFASDSIPLQIFSKYIALDTDITQDQITLNGITKANDSTNSLINVFKNTLPQLNKLAEITPANSDGFMSFTYHDFANLQANFVALNNQEPPETTLFDNTNEIGVIYNNDHRAVVLYSLDDMATNEALLDSQEIIETFRNVDIKNFAHPEWFNINFQPLIKAQNTSYYAAIDSFFVFADDLEMLQNIIASYQNKATLNNSDYYHNITEDLSDASSLMLVGNSDILNDYLQANFKSSSKVNTSEFKFSAIQYIYDHDFAHINAVIKKTKGKAAINSVTEELNIKLDAKLLNTPQFVTNHISGQKDIVVQDINNNLYLISNKGKVLWKKQLNEAILGDVSQIDMYKNGRLQLAFTTAHHLYVLDRNGKEVAPFPLNFKDKVTQPLAVFDYDHNKKYRLLVIQDQEVLMYDAQGKTVKGFNFKKANSTITHKPQHFRVRGKDYLVFKTSKKLYILSRTGQERVTPKSSYTYSKEAIYIYNNKFATTTDQGDLILIDVNGNVASENLNLGEQHHIDASTRTLVTQSGNTLKIRDKKLELDFGSYTPVKLFLLNNKIYITTTDLQAQKVYVFDSQGEDISNFPVYGTSALDMANLDKDKPLEGVTKGNDNAIIIYQIN, encoded by the coding sequence ATGAGAGCGCTTTACTTAGCCATAATTTGCAGTGTCTTCCTAATAAGTTGCGATACCACTACAACAACACACCACAGCTTAATAGAATTTGTTCCCGAAGGCGCTTCAACTATAATTAAAACGAATAATATTGAAGATTTAAAAAGCAGTCTTACCAATAACGATTTAATACAGGACTTTAAAACTGCTAATTTCTACACCACTTTAGATAGGGTTTTTAAAAACACCGCTGCATTTAAACCAGAACGTGAAGTTTTATTCTGCCTAAATACGGACCAAGCAGATAGCACTCAAATTACAATTATAACAAAATATACACCGCAACTCTTTCAGTTCGATTCGCTAACAAAACCAAAACAAGAACAAATTTCATTTCAAAATGCAACCATAACAAAAACACAATTAAATACCGAGACCTTATTTAGTGTGGTTGTAGATAGTATTTTTATAGGGTCTACATCCAAACAAATTATAGAACAAAGTGTAAACGAAAGACCAATACAACCAGAACTTCAAAAAATTTATAATACCACGAGCTCAGAAAAAACCTTTGCTATAATTCTCGACACCAAAAACACCAAGGAAGCCTCCTTATTTTTTGCATCAGACTCGATTCCGTTACAGATATTTTCAAAATATATTGCTCTAGACACCGATATTACTCAAGATCAAATCACATTAAACGGGATAACAAAAGCCAACGATTCTACAAATAGTTTAATCAACGTTTTTAAAAACACACTTCCTCAACTAAATAAACTTGCAGAAATTACACCTGCCAACAGTGACGGATTTATGAGTTTTACTTATCATGATTTCGCCAACTTACAGGCTAATTTTGTAGCATTAAACAATCAAGAGCCACCAGAAACCACACTTTTCGATAATACTAATGAAATCGGGGTGATTTATAATAATGATCATCGTGCAGTTGTTTTGTACAGTTTAGACGATATGGCTACGAATGAAGCCTTACTAGATTCGCAAGAAATTATCGAAACGTTTAGAAATGTTGATATAAAAAATTTCGCACATCCAGAATGGTTTAACATCAATTTTCAACCTTTAATAAAAGCTCAGAACACGTCTTATTATGCCGCAATAGACTCTTTCTTTGTATTTGCAGATGATTTAGAAATGCTTCAAAACATTATTGCATCCTATCAAAATAAAGCCACTTTAAACAACAGCGATTACTACCATAATATTACCGAAGATTTAAGCGATGCCTCCTCGCTAATGTTAGTTGGTAATTCCGATATTTTAAACGATTATTTACAGGCTAATTTTAAATCCTCTTCAAAAGTAAATACAAGCGAATTTAAATTTTCGGCTATACAATATATATACGATCATGATTTTGCACATATCAATGCCGTAATAAAAAAGACCAAAGGTAAAGCTGCTATAAACTCGGTTACCGAGGAACTGAATATTAAATTAGATGCTAAACTTTTAAATACCCCGCAATTTGTAACCAATCATATTTCTGGACAAAAAGACATTGTGGTTCAGGATATTAATAACAACTTATATTTAATTTCAAATAAAGGAAAAGTACTTTGGAAAAAGCAATTAAACGAAGCCATACTTGGAGATGTCTCGCAGATTGACATGTATAAAAACGGCCGTTTACAATTAGCTTTTACTACAGCACACCACTTGTATGTTTTAGATAGAAACGGCAAAGAGGTAGCGCCATTCCCTTTAAACTTTAAAGATAAGGTTACCCAACCATTAGCGGTGTTCGATTACGACCACAATAAAAAATATCGTCTATTAGTAATTCAAGACCAAGAGGTTTTAATGTACGATGCTCAAGGTAAAACCGTAAAAGGTTTTAATTTTAAGAAGGCGAATTCTACGATTACCCATAAACCTCAACATTTTAGAGTGCGTGGTAAGGATTATCTGGTTTTTAAAACGTCTAAAAAACTTTATATTTTAAGTCGTACAGGACAAGAGCGTGTTACTCCAAAATCATCTTACACCTATTCTAAGGAGGCCATATATATTTACAACAATAAATTTGCAACAACCACAGATCAGGGTGATTTGATTCTTATTGATGTAAATGGAAACGTAGCAAGCGAAAATTTAAACTTAGGCGAACAACACCATATAGATGCCTCTACGCGTACTTTAGTAACCCAATCTGGAAATACTCTAAAAATTAGAGATAAAAAATTAGAACTAGATTTTGGAAGCTATACTCCGGTAAAACTGTTTTTGCTTAACAATAAAATTTATATCACCACTACCGATTTACAAGCCCAAAAAGTTTATGTATTTGATAGCCAAGGAGAAGATATTTCTAACTTTCCTGTGTACGGCACTAGTGCTTTAGATATGGCCAATCTTGATAAAGACAAACCTTTGGAAGGTGTTACAAAAGGAAACGATAATGCTATAATTATTTACCAAATAAATTAA
- a CDS encoding DUF4136 domain-containing protein — protein sequence MKRILKFTPVVLLLFVLGSCSSIKVASDYDKATTFDQYKTFAFYKTGIDKAEISDLDKRRILRAIETELLAKGFVKSENPDLLVSIFTKAREKVNVYNNNMGWGPYGYGWGWSPWYYNDFNNTTVTRSTEGTLFVDLIDANKKELVWQGVGSGYLTDNMEKKEERIQEFVAKILANYPPEQKK from the coding sequence ATGAAAAGAATACTAAAATTTACTCCAGTAGTGTTACTACTTTTTGTACTAGGCTCTTGTAGCTCTATAAAAGTAGCGTCGGATTATGATAAAGCCACAACCTTTGATCAATATAAAACCTTTGCGTTTTATAAAACAGGAATTGATAAAGCAGAAATTAGCGATTTAGATAAACGTAGAATTTTACGTGCTATTGAAACCGAACTTTTAGCTAAAGGCTTTGTTAAATCTGAAAATCCGGATTTATTAGTTAGTATTTTTACAAAAGCTAGAGAAAAAGTAAACGTTTATAATAACAATATGGGCTGGGGACCTTACGGTTACGGCTGGGGTTGGAGTCCTTGGTATTACAACGATTTTAACAATACTACCGTAACACGCTCTACCGAAGGTACTTTGTTTGTAGATCTTATTGATGCCAACAAAAAAGAATTGGTTTGGCAAGGTGTAGGATCTGGATATTTAACCGATAATATGGAGAAGAAAGAAGAACGTATTCAAGAATTTGTTGCTAAGATTTTAGCCAATTACCCTCCAGAGCAAAAGAAATAA